GCCAGTAGCGTTTGTATTTCTCCCCGCCGATGGGACCGACAGCGGAAACATAGTTAATGAGCGCATCGAACCAAACATACGCGACGGCACCCTCATCGAACGGAAGTTTCACGCCCCAATCCTTGTTCGCCCGCGAGATCGAAATGTCTTCGAGGCCCTGCTCCAACACTTGAAGAATCTCGTTCCGCCGTGCGACGGGGCGCAGAAAATTCGGCCGCTCCCCGTATAGTTTTCGAAGAGGATCGGAAAACGCCGAAAGGCGAAAAAAATAATTCTCCTCTCGAATCCACTCCGGCTTCGCTTGGTGCGTCGGGCAGAGGCCGCCGACGAGATCTTTCTCCTGGTAAAAAGCCTCGCACGAAATGCAGTAATGGCCTTCGTACGGCGCCTTATAAATGACCGGTTGTCCCTTGGCGTCCCGAGCTTTAAAGATCCGCCCCGCAATGTCGCGAACGACGACGTGATGGTTCGGCATCGTCGTCTGGATGAAGAAGTCGTACGAGAGGTGAAGGGCTTTCCAGGTCTCCTGAAATTTTCCCGCCATTTGATCGCAGTAAACTTTTGGATCGAGTTTCTCCGCCTCCGCCTTCTTCCGAACGTTTTGCGAGTGCTCGTCATTTCCCATCACAAAATAGACGTCATCCCCGCACAGCCGGCGGTACCGGGCGATGACGTCCGCGCCGATCTTTTCATACGCCGTCCCCAAATGCGGCGTGGAATTGGCGTAGTCGATCGCCGTCGTGATGTAGAACTTGGCCACGGTTGAACCTTGTCGTTCTTTTAGCGGGTTGCAACTTCGCAATCCAGAAAAGAGTGGGAAGTGGATGGGAGAGGCGCGACCGGCTAAGATGATCGAGATTTATGTCCCGCCGAATGATCGACCGATACAGCCCTCAAAAACTCGAACCGAAATGGCAGGCGGCGTGGCATCGGGCCAAGGCGTTTCGGGCGAAAGAAGGAAAAGGGAAAAAGTATTACGTCCTGGAGATGTTCCCCTACCCCTCCGGGCGAATCCACATGGGCCACGTCCGCAATTATTGCATCGGCGACGTCGTGGCTCGGTACCGAATCCGGTGCGGGTACAACGTTTTGCATCCGATGGGCTTCGACGCCTTCGGCTTGCCGGCGGAGAACGCGGCGATCGCCAACAACGTCCACCCCCGGAAATGGACCTACGACAACATGAAATTCATGGAGGGGCAGCTCAAACGGCTCGGTCTTTCAATCGATTGGGAACGAAAGGTCGTCACCTGCGACCCGGACTACTACAAATGGGAACAAGAGCTCTTCATCGAGATGTACGAAAAAGGACTGGCGTACCGGAAGCTCTCGGTCGTCCACTGGTGTCCGAAATGCAAGACCGTTTTGGCCAACGAACAGGTGGAAGACGGCCGCTGCTGGCGATGCGACGCCGAGGTGAAGAAAAAGAACCTTGAACAATGGTTTCTCCGGATCACGGCGTACGCCGACGAGCTGCTAACGGCGTTGAAGGAACTCGAAGGTGGCTGGCCGGAGCGCGTTCTGGCGATGCAGAACAACTGGATCGGGAGGAGCGAGGGCGCCTATATCGATTTCGAACTGGAAAGCGTCCCCCACGAAAAACTCCGCGTTTTCACCACCCGCCCCGACACGATCCACGGCGCGACGTTCCTGGTGCTGGCGCCCGAGCACCCGCGCGTGCCGGAGCTGCTGGCGGAGGCTCCGGACCGCGCCGAGCTCGCCGCCTGGATCGAGCACGTGCGCAAGACGCCGCGCATCGAGCGGGAAGGGGAGGGGAGCGCCAAGGAGGGCCGGGACACCCGCGCCTTCGCGCTCAATCCCGCCACCGGCGAGCGGATCCCGATCTGGCTCGCCAACTACGTGCTGCCCGATTACGGA
The Bdellovibrionota bacterium genome window above contains:
- the leuS gene encoding leucine--tRNA ligase, whose translation is MIDRYSPQKLEPKWQAAWHRAKAFRAKEGKGKKYYVLEMFPYPSGRIHMGHVRNYCIGDVVARYRIRCGYNVLHPMGFDAFGLPAENAAIANNVHPRKWTYDNMKFMEGQLKRLGLSIDWERKVVTCDPDYYKWEQELFIEMYEKGLAYRKLSVVHWCPKCKTVLANEQVEDGRCWRCDAEVKKKNLEQWFLRITAYADELLTALKELEGGWPERVLAMQNNWIGRSEGAYIDFELESVPHEKLRVFTTRPDTIHGATFLVLAPEHPRVPELLAEAPDRAELAAWIEHVRKTPRIEREGEGSAKEGRDTRAFALNPATGERIPIWLANYVLPDYGTGAIMGVPAHDQRDLDFARAEGLPVRLVYVPERDAPDPATMTEAIPHAGAIRGTGLFDGLPADEATKRSFVEWLDRAGFGRGKVTYRLRDWLISRQRYWGTPIPVVYCDRCGIVPVPE